The Mesoterricola silvestris sequence GGTTGCCGTACGAGGTGTCCGTGCGGTTGGGGCCCATGGGAAGGGAGATCTCGGGGTGGTCCCACACGGTGACCAGGAGCACGTCCTGGGAGCCCAGGCGGTAGGGCTGCGCCCGGTCGGCGACCAGGGCGGAGATGTCCACCGGGGTCGGGGGGCGGGTGGCCTGGCGATTCACCAGGTCCGGCGAGAGCGGGTGCAGCGTGACGGAAAGGCCGCCCACATCCTCGGGCCGCTCGTGGCTGTTGGGCCGGGAGGACAATTTCATGCCCGGCGCCTTGCAGCCGACGGCGAGGGTCAGGGCCAGGAGGCCGAGGGTCAGCCCGGACCGGGCGCGGGTGGCGAGGGTGGAAGGAACTTCTGCGTGCCCCAGGGTTTGCAACACGATGCGCTCCGAAGAAAAAAACGACCAGGTGATGGGATGTGGTTCCAGTATGGCATCAGATGTAGGCGCGCAGGCCAAGGCTTTCGGGCGGCCTGAAATCCACCGGGGCGGTGAGGGGCTCGACCTTGGGGTTGTCCGGGTCGGCCTCGGCGTCCAGGTACCGTCCCAGGCCATGGGGAGAGGGCTGGAACGTGGGGAGCAGCTTCATGAAGCACCGGAGCATCCTCGGGTAGCCCTCCTCGCCCCGGCCGTCCTGGATCTCCCGGAGGATGGCGAGGCCCTCCTCGAGGGTGGCGGGGTCCACGGGGTACTCCTTGGCTTCGAAAACCTTGGGGTGAACGGTCGTGCGGGAGACCCGGCCTTCGCTGAAGAGCTCCTCCACCAGCTTCTCGCCGGGGCGGACGCCCGTGAAGCGGATGTCCACGTCCACCCCCGGGGAGAACCCGGAAAGGCGCACCATCTCCTCCGCCAGGTTGACGATGTGCACCGGCTCGCCCATGTCCAGGGCGAAGACCTTGCCCGAATCGCCCAGGATGCCCGCCTGGAGCACCAGCTGGGCCGCCTCGGGGATGGTCATGAAGTAGCGCACCATGTCCGGGTGGGTGATGGTCACGGGCCCGCCGCCCCGGATCTGGTCCCGGAACAGGGGGATGACGCTGCCCCGGCTGCCCAGGACGTTGCCGAAGCGCACGCTGACGAACTTGGAGGCCGGCACCTCCACGGCGGCCCGGGCCACCAGGAGCTCGCCCACGGCCTTGGAGGCCCCCAGCATGTTCACCGGATTGACCGCCTTGTCCGTGGAGACGTTCACGAAGATCCGCGTGCCGCAGGCCTTGGCGGCCTCGATGACGTTGCGGGTGCCGAAGATGTTGTTCTCGATGGCCTCCTCGGGGTTCGCTTCCAGGAAGGGCACGTGCTTGTGGGCCGCCGCGTGCAGGACGACCTTGGGCCGCCACTTCTGGAACACCTGGTGGAGGCGCGCCGGGTTGCGGATATCGCAGAGGGCGATCTCCACCTCCTGGTTGGGGTAGAGGTTCACCAGCTGACGCTGGACCTCCCAGAGGCTGTTCTCGCCCCGGCCCAGCAGCACCAGCCGCCCCGGGTGGATCTCGGCCACCCGCCGGGCCAGTTCGCTGCCGATGGAACCGCCCGCCCCGGTGATGAGCACCGCCTCGTTGTCCAGGGCCTTGCGGATGGCTTCGGTGTCCAGGGTGATGGGATCCCGGCGCAGCAGGTCCTCGATGGCGATGTCCCGCACCTCGGGCTTCCAGGGCCGGTCCCCCACCAGGTCCATGATCCCGGGGACGGTCTTGAGCTTGATGCCCTCGGCCATGATGACCTTGGACAGCTCCCGGAGGCGGGCCCCCCGCACGCCGGCCATGCCCAGGATGACCTGGGTGGCGCTCTGTTCGCGGATGATCAGGGGCAGGAGGGCGGTGGGACCCAGGACGGGGATGCCCAGGATGCGCAGCCCCTGCTTCTCCAGGTCGTCGTCGATGAAGCCCAGGACGTTGCAGCGCAGGCGCGGGTGCTCCCGCAGCTCCTGGCAGAGCAGGACGCCCGCGCGCCCCGCGCCGATGATGAGCGTTCGCTCGGCAAGGGTCCCGCCGGCGACGATGGCCGGCCGGGCATGGCGCCGCTGGTGGATGGCGAGGGCGGCCATGCGCACCACCACCCACAGCAGGCCCGTGATGAGGCTGGCGCCCAGCACCACGTCGGGGCGCACGTTGTCCGTCCAGCCGCCGCGGATGAGGCACAGGGTCATGGTGGTGCCCGCCAGGGTGGCGGTGCCCAGCACGAGCCAGCGGGCATCGTGGATGTCCATGGCCCGGTAGTGCTGGGTGTGGAAGCGCAGGCCCAGGTTGATGAACATGGCGATGAGCACGAAGGCGACCATGCCGCGCCCGACGTTCAGGCCCTGCAGGAGGACGCTGGACGCGGCCACGAAACCCACGCAGGCGACCAGCGTGTCCAGGGCGATCTTCACGATCTTCCGGACCAGGGGACCCTTCAGGAACGGGTTGCGGGCTTGTCCTTCATCGGCCTGGGGAGGGTCGTTCGATTCAACCATGGCAAGGATCTCCAGACCTCAAAGAACGAGCCGTTCCGGAAAGGGGCGCCCAATGTCTTTCATGAAATTGCGCCATCGGTGAACCTGTTGGATCCAGGACTGCTTTGGGTGGGGGAGGAAGGGACGG is a genomic window containing:
- a CDS encoding polysaccharide biosynthesis protein — protein: MVESNDPPQADEGQARNPFLKGPLVRKIVKIALDTLVACVGFVAASSVLLQGLNVGRGMVAFVLIAMFINLGLRFHTQHYRAMDIHDARWLVLGTATLAGTTMTLCLIRGGWTDNVRPDVVLGASLITGLLWVVVRMAALAIHQRRHARPAIVAGGTLAERTLIIGAGRAGVLLCQELREHPRLRCNVLGFIDDDLEKQGLRILGIPVLGPTALLPLIIREQSATQVILGMAGVRGARLRELSKVIMAEGIKLKTVPGIMDLVGDRPWKPEVRDIAIEDLLRRDPITLDTEAIRKALDNEAVLITGAGGSIGSELARRVAEIHPGRLVLLGRGENSLWEVQRQLVNLYPNQEVEIALCDIRNPARLHQVFQKWRPKVVLHAAAHKHVPFLEANPEEAIENNIFGTRNVIEAAKACGTRIFVNVSTDKAVNPVNMLGASKAVGELLVARAAVEVPASKFVSVRFGNVLGSRGSVIPLFRDQIRGGGPVTITHPDMVRYFMTIPEAAQLVLQAGILGDSGKVFALDMGEPVHIVNLAEEMVRLSGFSPGVDVDIRFTGVRPGEKLVEELFSEGRVSRTTVHPKVFEAKEYPVDPATLEEGLAILREIQDGRGEEGYPRMLRCFMKLLPTFQPSPHGLGRYLDAEADPDNPKVEPLTAPVDFRPPESLGLRAYI